In Aethina tumida isolate Nest 87 chromosome 2, icAetTumi1.1, whole genome shotgun sequence, the DNA window cagtggcttttaaggaaaaaaattaatgttatgaactggCCATCTCAATTTCCCGACCTAAActtcattgaaaacttatgggagatAGTGTACAACAAAAAAAGACACAAAGAGTATAGTAATCAGCAAGATTTATACACGGTTTTGCAAGAGTCCTGGCAAAATAtggattcaaatattattgactgTCTATAACTTTCCGTTTAAAGAAGGTGTTTGGAAGTTTACAATATATTGATgaggaattaattataattctaattacaaattattcatagtaataaaactttaaatagttgttctactttttgccagcccaaaacaaataatcatcagtaaaattaaactcttcacatttttttattgttgaactatgtaattattaaatttataaaaggaagttaattttcaatatacaatttttaacataataaccaggacaaaaattaattgaattttaaaaaagttactttACTTTTTGTCAATACTGTagatatcaaatatttcaatgtatattattttaaatttctaaatgtaGAAAAGTAATACTAATTCACTTATATATGAACAAGGCATATGTAAAAGTTATCTATATTGGTAATATGGACTTATTTAAACGAAACacaaatgttgaaatataatatttataaattattataattatgttatcaataatttattcctaACAAAGACATAGCAATTCATATTATAACAGGTGTTTACTTTAGTACAACACATAAACATAAGTACGTATTTAGTTTCAAGCTCAATCTTAAGTCAAATAATCCAGTAAATCAGACATAATAGTAGAACATAAAAACGTATAGTCAATGAAATCGTTACCAATGTTTAGTCGGTCGAGTGCACGTTCATTATCCTATTAAATTACGCTTGTTATTACTAATGCAATATAAAAGTTCCTAAATCATATTTACAGCTGACAAGttcattgttattaattttaaaacaaatagtctCAGCAATTAGAACGTTCAGATCGCATAGGGGCTCCGGGTATTACCGAAAGTAAACAGGCGGTCGTACCAATTCGATAATTCACAgccataaacaaaaatctcaTTTAGCATTCAATATCCGCTAGTTATAATTATTCGCATCCTTTTGcaacaacaacattaaaaatgtatatatggaTGTTCACTGAGGTACTTCATTAAATGGCACCGAAGGTTCAAACAAGGGAGGTAAGTGCAAGCGGATGCACGCGTCTATATCCGTTGGCACGTGCCGGAGTGTAACGTCTAACGTGCGTCTCAAAAAGGCCTAGCAATGCCGGAACAACAACTGTTGCTCCTTTTCAATATTACTTATAAGGGTCAGGTTCGAGGAACCCTTCTAATCGCATCAACAGATGGTACCGGAATCACTGAACCACGACTCCTCACAACACCGGCATTGgccttacaaaaaataattaatacacacATTTTATTGACTGCTACCTCTGTAAGAgtagtacaaaaataattaattgtttataatgtatataaacaaCATGTTATAAGCTTtccatttatcatttttcaaGGCTGTCGAAACTAAATACAATTCcgattagatatttttaaaaatggcaaTTTGCCAGTATTAAAGTAAACCAAGCATcatgatatataaataaaatttgtgaattaatagttaatttagaaaaatttatttttcagacaaacaaatgtaaattaaatagtgatttatttaaataattattagaaaataattctaatgtaatggtcatttattcattaataaataataattaatatataaaccaattgtaactgtaactgtaacaaactttatattcattgatttttagaaattgtttaCTTAATAGCAtccagatatttttaaattaatttatgtaggattttgtttgtttaaaattaatataattaaaatataaaaaatatatattaattaaaaaacacaacatatttttcacCTAGTTGCATGTAGTACATTGAAAACTAttgtaaacattatattttatttaacaatttgacatatatttttaaataaaaattaagcaaggggtaaaataaaaatagaccaTTTTATATAGAGATTATGAGTCCGTTACAcaaccaaataaattattaaaacattatttttaactcaaTGTCACATtcgaaataatgtaataatgataataaatgagAAGAATTAATAACTTACCAATGGAGAAACTgctcaacaataataaatatccaaCAGTATCCATTTTCGAAAAGTTCTTCACAAATtaagtacaataataaaaactgaacGTTAACAACGGCACATAAACAGATAGGTGTTAGTTAGGTCGGGACGAAGcggtttctatttaaaaataaaagcgcGCCACTAACCCAGCTTGTGTGGTGTTCAACTGCTAACTGCCAGCTActctattttaaaagttttcagcGGACACGTTGTGCCGAGTTATCCATGCATATACTAATGGTCAACATGAATAGAcgttattaaacaatattatactttgcaccacgtttattttttattcaacaacaattactttttaactcaagaatttaaatacgcaatgaataaatataagcAAGACCTGTAAAATGACTGTAATTAATGAACCAATTGATAAATTCAATTTCTGGAagcttaaaacaaattatttatataacatatataaattttcttttactttgacaattttttcgaTCGAGTTTGCAGATACAGAgcgttaaaatatatttatttgattgtcctaaattattaatgattctAAACtagcaaataaaataagtaaattataaaaatgaataattcagaatttaatttagactAAATTATGAGATTAAAAAGAAGTTtagagtaaaatattttattttatcgccaattataatttttttaataatatattatattaaatctataacttgtaaaattttcttttacttttacaaattttttgatCGAATTTGTAGATACAGAgcgttaaaatatatttatttgattgtaataaatattaaatgaataattgagAATTTAATTGAGACTAAATTATGGAATTAAAAGGGAGTTcggagtaaaatattttattttataatcaattataaattatttaataatatattatattaaatttataacttgtaaaattttcgtttacttcgacaattttttaatcgaGTTTGTAGATATAgagctttaaaatatattaatttgatcatcctaaattattaatgattctaaaatagcaaataaaataaataaattataaaaataaatattaaataaataattcagtatttaatttagactAAATTATGAGATTAAAAAGAAGTTcagagtaaaatattttattttataatcaattatattttttttttaaaataatatattaaaggtAAGTTTATTACAGAATGAGAGGTCAATAAGTCAATTGTGTTATAGGATAAATTCAAATGAAACCTAACAATACAAAAGTCATGAAACCTAAGAGTTCTAATACGTTAATTGATATCACATTACATGACATGACACTTAGAATATTCATGCATTCATTCAcattttaactgaaattattatttaacttttaattttttataagggCATCAAAAAAACATTAAGTGCAGCAAAATACCCATCTTTATTAATGcttacaaaaatatcacagCATAATATTCCCTAGCTTTTTTATAACACAAGCATACATCATTTACAGTCACAGAATTTGCCAGTTTTTCCGACAGactctaaaataaaaagtaaaaaaatgtgttcaatttcattaaattcaataaagttACATACCTGTATTTCCCCTTCAGTCTTTTTGTTCGCGGCTATAGCTTTTAAACATCCCTTAATAAAGtgggattttaaaattaacatgtcATCAATATTAcatgatattataattttcttgtttttaggATCAAACGtaagtaaatgtttattatagcctgttgaaaaatatacagagaatgcatttaaatcattatttgtaaattctgaaaacaaatctatATCTAGAAGATGATacgaatgatttaaaaataatttaattaattcttctgACGTGATTTGAGAATGAAATACATTTTCTGTTAGTATTGGTCTTCTCAGTTGATCGATATCACTTTGGTTATAgtgtttgttaatttgtaaaatttttttgtttaaattattgcttTTGCTATTTTCCAAAAAGGTGTGAAAGTGGTATGAAATATCTAACACTACAGTCTGAAGATctaatttaatcaaactatTGTTAAACTGTAAAATCAAATAGGTTTCAACAATACAGTCAACTATAGTTTCCTCAACAGGTACAATTTCTATTATTGggcttacatttttatattgtacagttcgattaattagaatatttgtcCCTCGTACACAAATTCCAATTCCacattcaaactcagatatttttttctgtatcgAGTTTGCTAtatgaatttcaattaaataaaacttgtaaccttcatattgaattaatttatgaacagTATTTTTGGACAAATCACtgtgatataatttataaatttcaaataaatcattaaaaacctTCACGAGCACAAGTGAAATAGTATGACATTCTTCTGAATTTGCTAGatgagaaattataattttattattttctaatgtaatggctttctttaatttttcactTTCTTCATATTCACCATCAATTTGGTCAAGCATTTCTTGATAACAGTGAAATCCGGAGTCTGAAATTATCTCTACCTGAAATATGTCACTTAAAACACGTCTGAACTAAGAAATAGTGAATGTTACCATTTTAATGAAGAAGTTGTgagtttttatagatttttgaaGAGTTTTGATCTAAGGCATTTGAAAGTTCATACTCAGATctgtttgttattgttgtgagGTTAGAATCTCGTCTGTAAATTTCGCAGCTTTCTTCTTGCACCGCCATCATCAGTTCATTAAATTCGGAGGTTCCTACTTTACCTTCGTCTTTCATTTTCACTATCGTTGATAGAATgttctgatttatttttcgCAATTTATCACAAATGGCTTTTTCAGTTTCACAATGACCTTGTGATTCGTGTAGACGTAAAGTTAATTCGCACCTAATTGAgaaaacgttttaaattattgcgtGGTATGGCGCCATCTATATGATAAAGTACTAACTACAATAGCATATACCAGGTGGCCCATCCAAAATATACTGCGTGTCCTCctgacacaaaaaatataacaaaatcttCAAGACCCTAAGTGAGGGTTTCTCAAatggaaattgaaattaaatatttcctaaatattaatactgtgtttttaaaaatggatttacTAATTTAGAGGCGTTTGACGAAAAATTTATGATGGGGAACACCCTCGTTTAGAGAGTTGAGCTTTTGCTATGcttatataagaaataaattcgtgaaaatatttttcaaataacaatTCACCTTTGGAATTCTAATTGCGTGATTTGTTGttcaaatttggaaatttcatctttcaaatttatcattatttcatAACTTTGGTCTAATTCACGTTTCATAGCTCTTGTTCTCATCTGAAATGCCATTTGGATTTATTTCAGttgaaagtaaatatttatattttacctcATTTTGGCGTAACGTATCAAAGTCTGATCGACTATGATCTGTCGATTCccttatctaaaataatataaaaaaattattttgtatgcacgattatttattttttgaagtgaaaactggtaagggaaaatcttatgggtCCGCGTCACTGACACGCTCATAACTGGCGCATTCGCAGTGTGCTGTACGTCTTAGACACGAAATCTCGTGCGTATGCGGCACCGACATTCTTACAGCAGTATATCTCTAGCTATACAGCTGACGTATAatgttataattgaaatttttccaaaggttttcacttctatcggcagtctctataactgccaattataatttttttatttattacctcaTTTTGTAGCTGGGAACATTTTGAAGATACATCAAATCGCAGTTTTTCGACAGTTTCCTTTTCCTTCGTCAGTTCTTCAATTCTTTTCTTTTCTGTCTCCAACTTCTTCATTGCTTCCtctatattacattttagtaTTTGCTACAATAAACGGCTCCAATTGATTTATGAACGATACTTGTAAATTCCACAAACCTTTTGTAACTCTATATCATGAAGTGAATTTTGagtgttatttaattgattgacTATGTTTTGTAACGACTTCTTTTTCTGCACTAATTCACAAGTATTTTCTGaaacttcatttatttttggtgCTGTATCTTTTATAGACCTTAGATTTTCTAATGCGGCAGAAAGTTCctgaacttttttatttagtgtagTTACTTCTTGTTCTAAACATTCAATAGCTACTTTGTGCTCCCTATATGCAAAcagaattattaagaaaaataattaatacagaaTAAACTTACCTTTTAAGTTTTTCTATATtctgtttacaatttttattttcaatcttTTGTTCGTCGAAATTTCCCTTTAATCTTCTATGCAGCTCAGTTTTATGAGAAATTTTGGAATTCAATTCTTCTatcatatttttcaacttCTGTTCGGTTATtagaaaatcttttttttgttgatggttttcttcttttaattcCTCGATGGtcctaaatatataattggataatggaaaaataataaattttatcagtgATCTCTAAATTACCTAAGATATTTCGCAGTTAATTCACTATTGCCATTGGTTTTCATAAAATCTAAGTGTGCTTGTGCTTTTTTTAACTCCTGAAATAATTCATCATAGCAAATTTAGCATATGAACATTCAGAAactattattcataaattgagaaatatttagaatttcaacacttattaattatttacctgTTGTAACTTATTTGTATCCGCCTCGtatcttaatataattgttttataattttcgcattcttttttaaatgtgtcttCTTTGTTggcgtttatttttatactagactcaaaatcttaaaatatacattacatatattataggTATTGAAAACTTATTGACAAATTGGTTGGTTAGGAACagcatgaaataataattgcaatcaataattgatttaaaatatttcttactgttttgtaatttaatagaaacttaaattaaataaattacgaaaCGTACCAGATAAGACTTTCTCACATagattattaacataatcGATTTCAGATTTAAGTTTTTCTTTCTcaacacataatttattaattgttttttcatgTTCTATGTTttgattatcaatttttttaaattccaattttaCTTTATCCAGTTCCATTTTCATatcctaaattaaatttacatggtTTAATATtggcattaaataaatatggcgATTTAAAATTACCTTTTCAGATTTTCTGGAATCATTTAAGTCCTTGTGAAGTTTTTGAGTGGTATTTTGAAGATACTCAATACTATTTTGAAGATCATCCTTTTCTTGTTTCGTCTTTCTTAATTGAGCCTCTATGGAGGATATCGATTCtttgtaatatattagatCTTTCGTTAACTTTAATTCCGTTTCTTTCGAGACATCTTGATGGTTCTTTAAACTTTCAGTTAGTCGATGGATTTTtacatcttttttatttgacttCTCTATTAAGGTGCtaagttttttctttaaatccaAAAAGTTCGATTGAAGATCTTTAatctaaaagaaataatacataaagtaaacaaaaaccACACTGAAAATGTAATGTACCTCTTTTAGATATCGATTTTGAACTATTAGTAAATTATCTCTTTCTTGCACTACACTTTTtagttctttaaataattcttttaaggTTTCTCTTTccgttaaaaatttttcttggTATTGTTTTACCTATATAAATAtgccaaattttcaaatagaaataagttttggtaaaaaattacttggtcAGTAGCAGTGCTTTCCAAATCTTTGTTTGCTTCACATAAAGCATAGTTTCGTTGAACTTCCGTTGACAGAACGGTAGAAAGCTGCTCCTTAATGGTACAGACTTCAGAAAGCTCATGACATAGTGACAGCTTCTCTTTCGTATTTTCgacttgaatataatttaatttgtccaTGTTTCCTCTGAGCAGTGAAATAGTATTGTCGCGTTCAATGACTTCTTCTTTGAGTTTTTCtccaatttgtttattgaaatctgctattaactaaaacataattaaacattaaaatttttttaataattatcaaatattaataccgCCAAACGATTAGCCTCGTTGCTTGCATTGAGCATCTTTTCCTCCAACTTCTCCATTCGGTCAATATCCGATTTCATGCGTtggaatatttgtttaagttCTGCCTTTTcctccaaatattttttacgttcTTTTTGTAAtgctataattattttactatagaTGCCTTAATTACTAAAGTACAAATAATACAGACTTACACAGAGTTGTTTGATGTTCAGCttcatattttacttttagttGTTCCACTTCCATTTTCAAAGTGTGACTCTCAACTTTTTGATTGTTTAACTGCTGTTCAGCTTGATGATGATTTTCCAGTAAAATTCGATTACTATCTTTGGCCTGAGCATACTTTTCAACCAGTTGTtgcttttcttttaatatctaaagatTATGTGTACTTAGAAAATTTTTTCtggatttatatatttatataaacctGATTGAATTCTGTTTGAAATTGTATGGCGggatcttttttataatttgcatCGCCACAGcctatttctttaataatctttTCTAAATTCTCTACTTGTGCTTGTAACGTGTGATTTTCTCTGTGTATGTTATTAATGATTTGGAGTTTTTCTTCCAATATCTTTTCTTTTAAGGAAATTATGCTctcaaattctaatttatttttaattatttcctctTGATAGAGTTCACATTCCTGCCTTAGagcatttaattgattttcataAGATGTTGTTTCTTCATTTCCAATGTTACTGTCAAAATGTTTTACCTCCAGTTCTTTAAATGATCTATAAATACCAATGATGATTTTTGGGATGTTATGATTTAGAATTACTTACACATTTTCCTGTATTGTTAATAGCTCGTTTGATAATTCAGTAACAAAGTCAttgcatatatttaatatttctatggAATTAGTTCCTGAAGACTAAACAATTGTATGAGCATCAATGTACAAAAATTGTAGcctttcataataataattacataaaaatattattttataattgccaTGAAAAAGACATTTGAAACATCTTAGTCAAAAgactttgacataaaattgtcATGTCAAAGTGTCATGttggattattattaaattttttattgcgaaAATGAAACACAGACATTTTAAGGACCTAACAGACCTCATTGACATCGCTAATGTTGAAACGAAGTTCCGTGATGTCGTTATCCCGGAACTGTTTACAACCCACGAGGACAACTTGATGACCCAGTTCACCTCTGCACTGGTGGCTGGAATATTTCGTCATGCTTATgaaaaaatggtaattttacGAGGAATGTTCCGAGTTCGTGGATTTTACCCGCaagaaaaaatgataatttacaaaaatttaaaagaaaggtGAGAGAaataatggaataaataattaaattgaaatattttattgaataaagatTCGAACATCGGGATGCTGAGGACAACATACCTTTGGAGGATCTCAACTATTTTAAACTTCAAAAGGAGATAAATGTGCTAATGATAATTTGGAAGGAAGCTTGTATGGAAATTAAGGAATTCGGAACTTACTTAAATGCTGCTGAAATGGTTGAAGTTTTGAATAAGCATGCTGAAGACGAGAAACGACTGGTGTCTCAGGAAccgataaataaaaagaagatGCATGAATTACGTACCAAAGTTGCGAGGgacaaagaatattatttgaaagctaTAGACGAAACCGTCAAagaaattcatatattaaaattcacacTAGAAGATGTTAAaggtaataacaatttatcgatgttaaaagttaatagtaaataatttttagcttACAGCATGTATGAACTGAACTATTTAAATGAGTATGAAGACGCAAgaattgaacaaaattcaTTAAGCTTCTTGGGAAAGGAAAAAGAGTTGCAATCATACATTGACGAAATGAAAGTGAAAATTAATGACGAAAATCTGGTTCATGAATTAATGAGCAGTTACATGGAAGAAAGTAAAGATGTAAGGAAACAAGTAACATCAgtattaaactgaaatttctaatttgttaCTTGTTAGGATTATTTAGCTGATATTGACTACTGGACTAAATATTACGAAACTGAACTGGAAACCtatgaaaatcaaataatggaaatcaaaactaaaatAGAAAGGACACAGGAAAATGTACTTGGACTACGCCGTGATTATGAAAAAAGAGAAGCACAAATTAAAGAATGGTTAGAATATAtggaaaaaactaaagaaaaggAAAGACAAGAAGCTTTGGAACTGTGGAGTTCTTTAACGATTCAGGTTATAGCCTTTGTAtagaactattttaaaaattattttgtttttattgattttaggtTTGGTGGAGATATGtgatgaaaaaattgaaactagGTCCTTTCAAAAAGAAGGGCAAGGgcaagaaataatatttacatttatatatttttatataataattattgacaaattaaattttacaatgtgTTCTTACCTCCACCGTcaatttattccaattaattttgtttggaaTGTTACTTATCTTGCTTTTAATAGTTATCAATTCTTCTATCACTTTCTTTCCTACCACAGCTATATCTCTTAAGATTTGATCACTGTTTTCTAATCTGGTATTTAAAGATGTTACTTCTAAGtcatattcatttttagaTCTGTCTAGCTTGgctgtaataattaaagtataaaatatatgttatgacttcaaaataaatattaactaatagtaataaataaataaaaccttttaataattgattttcttcatttacaGAGAAAAATTCCTTCTCCAAATTTTCATAATGAATTTTGGACAAGTGCAtctcattttcatattttcctaGTTGTTGGTAATATACAACTAGTTTTTGTTGCAATCTTTCATTATGTCTCATAAAGTGCTCGATTTGTTTTTCAAGTCCTGCAATCATTatactatttgaatttaaattcaatatgtaATATCGATAGAAAAGCGTTTACTCCTTCTGAatcttgagagagacatcatgcacgaTAGAGACCTTAAAAGTCTTCCACCAAGGAGCAAAGTGGGGACGCGACTTTTACTAtctctgtcgtgcatgatgtctctctcaagatTAAGACggagttaaatttatttaaacatcatAATATGAACTCAGTTTGTTTACttgttctaaaattaattttgttatgacCACCAATTTTCTCTGATATAAACCCAATTGAGcgtgtatttaattatctgtTCATATAGGTGttccaaatacaaaaattgagCAGTACTAGTACAATAACCTctcatacatttaattatgggTCACCACTTACCACACTTAATATCTTCTCCGGTATTTTGCGAATGTATTGCATGCAATCTTGAGATTGCCCTCTCATGATTCCGAAATAATGTTTCGTTATCTAATTGTAGTTGTCTATTTTGTTTTACCACAACATTAAGAGTTTCCTGAAGGGCACGCCCCTGTATCCTCTCCGTCTCTAACTGTTTCATCCAAATATTGGTTAAAGTCGTACTAGTCGTTGTTTCACTATCAGCATAAATTTTTGAGTGTTTGCTTACTACTGccactaaatattatttatgtaattaatatataatattaatggaCTTAATCAAAGTGAACTTACTCAAGTCTGCTTGTATAGATGGatctgttatatattttttaagaataaatataaaactgttttcactttctcttaatttaattgacaacTCCTGAATTTTTTGATAAGTTTCATGAGACAAAGATAATGCATTTGCTTCATTCGTAcatctaaaatattcattgtattgagaaatattaataattttcttaatttgcaTACTCACtttgttttttgaataaagACGATTGGATCGTTTTTTAGACTGGTTCTTGGTGAAATCGTCTTATGTGTTTGGATCAGTGGATTTATGAAAGGATTAACTTGTATGCCCATAGTTTGATAAAAATGACAAGGTATTGAGtcgtaaataacaatttgactTTCAACAGACccattattctaaaaaaatgaataaattcagCAGTTTAtggaagttttaaaaaagaactCCAATCAGAAATTATAGAAGGGGAAAAagaacatacatatttttaaaaatgtataaaacttgTAATTGGGTTGATGTCACTGTGATGTAACCTGATAAGGGGTGTGCATAATAATGACTTTACACGAcagcaaacaaaataaaatttttaccaccaatgcaaatatttcattatgtgtaaaataaaaatttaaaatcggaTTTCTCTAGTTATTTCTAAACgtatattagtatttttagacCTGGTCATCTAGCATTTCAGTAAACTTGATTTCTTCCACACTTTCCCCTGCCATAATTGAAGAATTGCTGTTTGATGTGTTTGCTTCCTGAACTTGTTCCTGCTTATCTAAGCTTTTGGGCTTTTTACGAACAGCTTTTCTAATGctggataataaattaagtgaccTAAACGATTTGAGACTGTTTACACTAGAATTACTTCCTCGGCATACTTTGTTATcagatttattctgaaaataatgaattagtattaaaatacctACGTTTAATCCATACAATTACtacttttacaattaaattattattctccatttaaata includes these proteins:
- the LOC109597581 gene encoding polyamine-modulated factor 1-binding protein 1 isoform X1; its protein translation is MENNNLIVKNKSDNKVCRGSNSSVNSLKSFRSLNLLSSIRKAVRKKPKSLDKQEQVQEANTSNSNSSIMAGESVEEIKFTEMLDDQNNGSVESQIVIYDSIPCHFYQTMGIQVNPFINPLIQTHKTISPRTSLKNDPIVFIQKTKCTNEANALSLSHETYQKIQELSIKLRESENSFIFILKKYITDPSIQADLMAVVSKHSKIYADSETTTSTTLTNIWMKQLETERIQGRALQETLNVVVKQNRQLQLDNETLFRNHERAISRLHAIHSQNTGEDIKCGLEKQIEHFMRHNERLQQKLVVYYQQLGKYENEMHLSKIHYENLEKEFFSVNEENQLLKAKLDRSKNEYDLEVTSLNTRLENSDQILRDIAVVGKKVIEELITIKSKISNIPNKINWNKLTVESSGTNSIEILNICNDFVTELSNELLTIQENVSFKELEVKHFDSNIGNEETTSYENQLNALRQECELYQEEIIKNKLEFESIISLKEKILEEKLQIINNIHRENHTLQAQVENLEKIIKEIGCGDANYKKDPAIQFQTEFNQILKEKQQLVEKYAQAKDSNRILLENHHQAEQQLNNQKVESHTLKMEVEQLKVKYEAEHQTTLSLQKERKKYLEEKAELKQIFQRMKSDIDRMEKLEEKMLNASNEANRLALIADFNKQIGEKLKEEVIERDNTISLLRGNMDKLNYIQVENTKEKLSLCHELSEVCTIKEQLSTVLSTEVQRNYALCEANKDLESTATDQVKQYQEKFLTERETLKELFKELKSVVQERDNLLIVQNRYLKEIKDLQSNFLDLKKKLSTLIEKSNKKDVKIHRLTESLKNHQDVSKETELKLTKDLIYYKESISSIEAQLRKTKQEKDDLQNSIEYLQNTTQKLHKDLNDSRKSEKDMKMELDKVKLEFKKIDNQNIEHEKTINKLCVEKEKLKSEIDYVNNLCEKVLSDFESSIKINANKEDTFKKECENYKTIILRYEADTNKLQQELKKAQAHLDFMKTNGNSELTAKYLRTIEELKEENHQQKKDFLITEQKLKNMIEELNSKISHKTELHRRLKGNFDEQKIENKNCKQNIEKLKREHKVAIECLEQEVTTLNKKVQELSAALENLRSIKDTAPKINEVSENTCELVQKKKSLQNIVNQLNNTQNSLHDIELQKQILKCNIEEAMKKLETEKKRIEELTKEKETVEKLRFDVSSKCSQLQNEIRESTDHSRSDFDTLRQNEMRTRAMKRELDQSYEIMINLKDEISKFEQQITQLEFQRCELTLRLHESQGHCETEKAICDKLRKINQNILSTIVKMKDEGKVGTSEFNELMMAVQEESCEIYRRDSNLTTITNRSEYELSNALDQNSSKIYKNSQLLH
- the LOC109597581 gene encoding polyamine-modulated factor 1-binding protein 1 isoform X2 encodes the protein MENNNLINKSDNKVCRGSNSSVNSLKSFRSLNLLSSIRKAVRKKPKSLDKQEQVQEANTSNSNSSIMAGESVEEIKFTEMLDDQNNGSVESQIVIYDSIPCHFYQTMGIQVNPFINPLIQTHKTISPRTSLKNDPIVFIQKTKCTNEANALSLSHETYQKIQELSIKLRESENSFIFILKKYITDPSIQADLMAVVSKHSKIYADSETTTSTTLTNIWMKQLETERIQGRALQETLNVVVKQNRQLQLDNETLFRNHERAISRLHAIHSQNTGEDIKCGLEKQIEHFMRHNERLQQKLVVYYQQLGKYENEMHLSKIHYENLEKEFFSVNEENQLLKAKLDRSKNEYDLEVTSLNTRLENSDQILRDIAVVGKKVIEELITIKSKISNIPNKINWNKLTVESSGTNSIEILNICNDFVTELSNELLTIQENVSFKELEVKHFDSNIGNEETTSYENQLNALRQECELYQEEIIKNKLEFESIISLKEKILEEKLQIINNIHRENHTLQAQVENLEKIIKEIGCGDANYKKDPAIQFQTEFNQILKEKQQLVEKYAQAKDSNRILLENHHQAEQQLNNQKVESHTLKMEVEQLKVKYEAEHQTTLSLQKERKKYLEEKAELKQIFQRMKSDIDRMEKLEEKMLNASNEANRLALIADFNKQIGEKLKEEVIERDNTISLLRGNMDKLNYIQVENTKEKLSLCHELSEVCTIKEQLSTVLSTEVQRNYALCEANKDLESTATDQVKQYQEKFLTERETLKELFKELKSVVQERDNLLIVQNRYLKEIKDLQSNFLDLKKKLSTLIEKSNKKDVKIHRLTESLKNHQDVSKETELKLTKDLIYYKESISSIEAQLRKTKQEKDDLQNSIEYLQNTTQKLHKDLNDSRKSEKDMKMELDKVKLEFKKIDNQNIEHEKTINKLCVEKEKLKSEIDYVNNLCEKVLSDFESSIKINANKEDTFKKECENYKTIILRYEADTNKLQQELKKAQAHLDFMKTNGNSELTAKYLRTIEELKEENHQQKKDFLITEQKLKNMIEELNSKISHKTELHRRLKGNFDEQKIENKNCKQNIEKLKREHKVAIECLEQEVTTLNKKVQELSAALENLRSIKDTAPKINEVSENTCELVQKKKSLQNIVNQLNNTQNSLHDIELQKQILKCNIEEAMKKLETEKKRIEELTKEKETVEKLRFDVSSKCSQLQNEIRESTDHSRSDFDTLRQNEMRTRAMKRELDQSYEIMINLKDEISKFEQQITQLEFQRCELTLRLHESQGHCETEKAICDKLRKINQNILSTIVKMKDEGKVGTSEFNELMMAVQEESCEIYRRDSNLTTITNRSEYELSNALDQNSSKIYKNSQLLH